A stretch of DNA from Cannabis sativa cultivar Pink pepper isolate KNU-18-1 chromosome X, ASM2916894v1, whole genome shotgun sequence:
GGTGACAGACCGCATTGCCCTCGGTAATTGTACAGGAATGTCAGCCCCATTTGCATTGTTATCTAGCTTCTGAAATTGCAGTTGTGGTTGTGGTTGTGGTTGCGATGGTTGTTCAACACTTTCTGGCTGAGATGGACGTGGTGGAGGATTGGTAACGAGTAGTATCGAAGATGTCCTCCATTTCTTTCTCTTCATAGGCTTTGGTACATTTGGCTTTTCAGTTGTGTTTCCAATGTCAGAAAGAGCTTTTCTTCTTGGACCAAGACCACCATCTTCATTTGTCTCTGTAGTTTTGTCAACCAACGCAGTCTGTAAAAGCATGGCTCCATGAGAAACAAGAAGTCTATCCTTCTCTGCTTCATCAGCCCTTACACCATTTACAATCCCTTCAGCCAAATTTGACTGCTGAGATTTTTCGATTTCTCGATTGGCACATTTACTGACCATGCAACCACATGAGAACCCACAAAACCCACCAGAAGAGCGGCATTGACATTTGTTTGTTTTGCATGATGAGTTCTTGGAGCAAGAACAGCATACACCTGATCCTGAAGCATTGTTCTCCTTATCACCACCAACAGCAACAATTCCCTCCCCTGAACTGTCTAATGTTAGGCTCTCATGATCGTTGTTGTCTAATGAATGAGATCCATTGTTAGACTGGTTTCTGATTTTAAAGCTTTTTTTCTTAAGTCGTTGTCTCTTAGGTATGTCGTCTTCACTTAAGTAATCTACATCTGATTTTTCTGAGTCAGATGTATCCATGTCCTCTGAGACAACTACTGAGCTTCGGTGATCAAGCTTGCGCAAGTCATAATTATGTCCTCCATTGGCATAATGCTTCAGAGCTACATTCTGAGTTTTCACCTGATGAATAAGCTCAGCTTTTTGCATCTCTAATTCTCTAAGCAAACTACTCAAACTCACAATTTTTCCCTTCAAATCTCTTATTTGTAAATCTTTCTCTCTGCACACAACTTCTGTATCACGCACCAAGCACCTGGATGAAGATGCTAAATTGAATAGATAATTCATCAAATTCTTTGCATCAGCAAGAGATCGAACTTGATTCCAACGACCCCTGCCGCTAAAAACCCGCTCGCGCTCCTCTGCTTCTGATAACTGTGATGCCATAGAAACAAGGGTGGTAGATGAAGAAGAAAGCATATTTTCAAGTGCATAAATCCGTGAGTTTCTTGCACCAGGAGACATCGTTTCAGGATAATCTCTTGAATTAGCTTGTTTCAACATCTCTGTTGCTTCTTCTTTTAGCCTTGCAATCTCCTTGGCCATTCTAGCCCGCTCTTCCATTTGTCTCTCATATTCAGAGCGGACTTCATGTACACGTAGAGTAACTTCAAGCTCATGCTCAATTGCTTGCATCAAAACCTGAATTCCTGGACCATTGATGCTTCCAGTAGAAGCAGCTTTCCGAGCTTCTAAAAGCTCTTTTAGCCTTTTTGTAGCCATGGAGGCTTCTTCTGTTTTTCGTTGTAAAACCATTTTCTGCCTTTGATTCAAAGCTAATAGCTTATGCATCTCATACTcatttctccttccctctttcTTAAGCTGAAGAACTTCTTTCTCTCGAGACGCTTTCCATAACCTGAATTGCTCCGACTCTTGTTTGATCTTATGTTGAAGTTGAACCTTTTGAGTTTTTATTCTCTGAATCTCGTCTTGCAGTCGTTTTGCAGCCTCATCacttttctgtttttgtttcaACAGCTGAGCTTGAGCATCTTGTTTTTTCTTCAACGCGGACACCTGTGATTCTAAAAGATTCAGCTTCTGCAAATAATCTTCCTTCAACTTTTGAGCTCCGTCATCAGTGGTAGATGATATACTTGCAAGATTGTGTCTTAGCTCGTCAATCTCTCTCTGTAAAACTCTCTTCTCTTGTTCCAACTCATGAACTTTTTTCTCGTAATGTTGTTTAAGCACCGAAGTATTATTACCCCCTGCTGCAACTCGCTTCATTTCGGCCTCCTTTTGTTCAAGTTCCTTATCCAACTCTTTCAATTCACGGTCCAATTTTTCTTGAACACAAGAATGTTCTTGCTCCTTCTCTTGATCAACAATATCAGCTGCTATCTCCCCAATTTTGCAATCATAATCAGAATACTCATCGCCACAAGGAAACAGTACATTCTTAGAGCGaaattcatcatcatcatcaggatCATCCGAGTCATCACCACAATCAATGAGACCATGTTTTCTACTGTTCGAATTCTTCAACTGCAACAACTCTCCTTCTAGCTCTTGAATTCTAAATACATAACTTTTCAACAGGTCATGTTCCTGTTCTGAATGTAAGTCAACTTCATCCCAAGACTTACCATTTCGAGCCATTTCAATTTTCGTGGCTAATTTATCTTTCTCAACCTGAGCTTCAAAAGCTCGCTGGGTCAAATGTTGGCAAGTAACTTGACGCTCCTGCAACTCCCGTTTAAGCTCCTCTTTGCTTGCTTCAAGTAAAGACACTTTCCTTTTGAGGATCTGTAACTCCTCATAGGGAGAAGTACCAGCATCACAACCCCGATAAAATAAAAGCTCACCTTGCAATTGCTCAACTTGGGACCTCATTCTTTGCAATTGCGCAGCCATTGGATCACGATTGATAACTGCCTTGTTTTGAATGTTACGAGCACGGTTAGCGTACTTTAACGTGTTCAATGTCTCCTCAGCATTTGTATCAGCAGGACTAACACAAGCTATCATCACTGTCTTGCTATTTCCTCCAAGAGAATCCTGTAATAAACGAGTTAATTTGCTATCACGATAAGGAACATGGCCAGTTTCTTTCCGCTTCTTCTCATCTCCCAAGGCACTTATCACATTGCCAAGAGCCAGTAAACCCTTGTTTATATGAATGCCTTCTTTAAATCGCATGCCATCACCACCCGTTCGCTTAGCTCGCTCAGAACCTGCAAGATCAACCAAGTGCAGTTTCGCACAAAGGATTTCATCTCCAAAATCATCAGTGGCTGCTGTTCCATTTACGATCTTTTTTTGCTCCATGGTTATTGTAAAGATAGCATGTGAGCGACTTGACTGACTATTCATATTAGTACTCGCAGTAGCCCGAGATAGAGAGCCACGAGTCAAATACGATGCCATCTCTTCCTTTGTTTGAACCTCTGCCTCTGTCACACCAGCAAGTGTTATACCTCCATTAGCAGTTTCTCTAATTTGTATAGGAGCTCTTGCAGGCCCAACAGGCTTCGAAGAGGCTGCGCCTTCATTCTTAGAGAAAGTTGTTGTTGAACTCGTGTCAAGTAAATCAAACACCTCTTCCTTGAATATCTCAATGAAAGAGACCCTAATTAAGAATTCTCTGTTAGATTTCTTACCGGAAACTCCTTTGAAAACAGTATCCATTACCTTGGGGATGATACCAAAGCTACTTCCTTCTCCTTTATAATTGGTTCCCATTGTGTATGTTTTGCCAGAGCCAGTCTGCCCATAAGCAAGGACGGTAGCATTGTAGCCGTGGAAGAGTGCATCTACCAATGGAGCAACACAATCGTCGTAAATGGTAGAAGGAGATCCCGTACCACCATAAACATAATCATATGTGAATGAATGTGAACCAATTTGCACCTGTGGTTCACCTGGAACAACGGAAATACAATCCGTACATCCAAACAAAACCTCCGAAGTAATCAATGGACGGATGTTAACCGCGACTCGAACGCACTGCGATGAATCTACGGTCTTCGTCTCCAAATTCTCCATCTCCGCTTAACCAGAAAACCTTGATGACAATGGAACAGAAGAGATTTTTCGTTGCAGCGTGTAAGGGGTTGTCTACGGATCCTGACGAAATTTGAAAACGGTTACTTTTTTGTTTGCTTGAAAAGAGCGGGGTTGTTAGatctaattatttaaagaatataaatattatatccataattaaagatattattttttttttgaataaatatatatattttttagcttAGCATCACGTTTTAGCATTTctcctttcttttttcttttcttttttttttaatatataaatagaacAAAAATTGTGCATCACTAAATTAATGAAACAAGATTAGGAAAATGTTTGGGTTTGTACCAAAGATCTGATAATGAGACCAAGACAAGGTGGAAGCCCCAGCTTCCAGAGGTCGCAGCACTCCCTTCTCCTCTCCATTTGTCGTCACTGACTAGCCATTGAAGTTGTTGTCCCCAATCAACGACGTTTGCGGTCCAACTTAGAGCAGCAACCCGCACCAccgaagagagagagattcgAAATGTGTTCGGCGTTGATGACCTATACCCATTGCCAGGACAATGATGGGTTGGGTGTCTAATTGTCCAGGCGGTAATAATAGTATCTTGTACCTAAATCGATGGGTCACTTTTTCTAAGTAATGGGGAAGAGGACCGAAACATGCCACTGAAAAACTCTACTGAGACAAAGACGAGCTGTCAAGAACGTAGAGGAGGTAGGATGGGCAGTTGGTCAGATCTAGTATGGATCGTACATGGACGGTAGTTGGAGTCGGCGACTCTCTTAGGGTTCCCCTCACGAAAAGCAAACATGAGATAACAAATCCAGTCTTTCACTAAGATTTCGAATAGCTATGTCGAATTCAAGTTGATTATGTTTCGCCTCTTCCTCGGAGAAAGACGGTCAAATAATTTCCAATCATGGTCCTTGCGGATCGGATCATCCATataatatacaaaaagaaaCTCTAGATATTTGATATATTTCTCTTTGAATGAGATCTCAATTCCAGCAACGACGTgtacataaaaagaaaaaacttggGATTTTGTTTTTAGGGGTTTCAAATGAAATCAGTGGGAAGGAAGAAGAATTCTTTGGGTTTGCAGctaaaacaagaaagagaatttaagtggtaaatttgGGTTAGTATCTCTAAAGTCTCTTTATTTCTTGCAACATTTACACTTTGGTTTGTTCAGCTAGGATTCAATCTCGGGTGGTTTCACGTattgacatttaaatcttaGACAAAATCTCAGTTCGGTGTGTGTTTACTGAGATTTTTAGAAACTAATTAAGAAGAGCTTAAGGAAatgtaaaatattaaataatagtcCATGAGTCAGTAGTATTACCCTTCGTTGGCAAATTTTTGAGTATTACAAGTGTTTACAATGGTAATCTCTGCATTCCTTTTGTTTCACTCTAAGAAAAAAACTCTATACGAATTTTAGCAGAGATTCTATAAGTAAAATATGTTCACCcctttttacataaaaaatggAAGTATTTATAGGCACATAAGTGGGTAAGGACATACCCTTTACCCTATTAGGGTTTCTTACTCAGCACGTAGGAAAGGCTGTAAAACAACACATGATCATCCAACTGCTGGTTTCGTAGGTAACTCTCCCATCATGTGGTGCTTAATTGATGTAGGCTATCACGTCAGGAATGAGCACGTGTCGTTCAAAGGTTTCTCCTGTAAAATTAATATCTTAAACAAGCCGTTGGACAATAAGCACTACAGAGGCACATACGCGCACAACCACGGTCTGACGCAAGGAACAGGATCTGACACGGTGTAATTAGAAGAGGCGTGACCGTTGGGTGTAGTTTCGAATTAGGTCACAGGGAGTTTCCAGGGAGTACAACTTAAGGCTCCTTAGCGTAGCCCATTCCTAATCATCCTGGAATGCTTATGCTTCTCGTTTGCCTCCAAATAGCGGAAGCATCAAGTTAGAACCTCGAGAATTACTTCATCCTTCGTAAGGGAAGCGTTCTTCTAAACACTTTGATACCTTCCGTGACCATATCTTGAAAAGGGATTCATGATATCGACATGCGATCTGACGTGGCACCCTTCTACTTCTTCCACGTAGAACCTATTCgagaacatgtataatatttATCCCCAAGCTCTCGGGACTTGAGAGTGTCGAGAGCTTGCTGCCTTCTCCTGGAGGTTGGTTCTGTGTCCTTGACTTACAGAAAGTTCATTGGGAGACCGAAGGGAGTGTTTATGATAGTCGTTCTTGGTGATATCTCGAAGGACTTGCCAAAGTATGAAGCTCGATTAGCGGAGTCGTGAGGCCCATGTTCTTTGTCTTAGGCGCATTCCTTGGGAAGGCGAATGATGGCTGATTTTGAAAAGATGCCTATCCTCAGAAGCATTGTGGATGCTGTCACGAAATGATGATTAATAAATGCCTTATTCTCTTTTTTCAGATGCATTAAATGCCAACCTTTTGCATCCCCAACTGTTGGATGATCTAGCCTTCGATTCATTTGATCAGGAGcgtatatttcaaaaaaaaaaaaaaaactctacaaatataattaaaacatcATACAATGCACACCAatattctaaaaataaatataagtgTGAAAACCAGTCTcgaacctagaaacaaaataataaaaagaaacttaaaatcaaaatatacaataatatcataaaacgGAGCAACTCCATTACAAAACCCTTAAGACATGTGAAACTAGTTTTAAAACCCTTAAAAGCTGTAAAACCAGTTTCAAACCTGTGAATAGATGTGAACCTTCTAATACTAGTTTTGAACCTGCGAACCCTGGgaaataattaaatgaataaGTGTACGAGACTCATGATTTCATGTTTTCATTACAAACAAAAGATTCTAGATATTATTTTCTGTGCCAGATCCAATGATGTTATTGCTTCAGCTCAAAAAATGCTTATTAGAAAATAGTTTTaccttgtattttttattattggatgaactaattatttcatcaaAAGTAGCagaaaaaaatcagtttcatcaacaacatAATGTAAAAAATACAatgcaaaaaaattataatctaaaaacaatacaaactttaaaaatcagttttgAATGTATCAATTCTATATGAATATCAAATAGCCTAACTTCTaactttattctttattttagcATTCAATCTTTCACTTGCTTTCTAAAAATCAGAGTTGGTTTAAGCATACAAAATATGGTAAAGATAACAAAGgggataaaaaattaaaaccagTTTCGTTAAGaacataatgaaaaaaaatacaatgcaaaaaatataatctaaaaatgaCACCAATTATAAAACTAGTTTCcaacatataaatttatatgaatACTTAATACTCTAATTTCTAACTTCATACTCTATTTTGACATTTAATTTCTTACTTGCttgataaaaaatcataattgaTTTGAGCATTCAATATGGGATAAATATCTCCAAGAAAATCACAAACTAAAAcaagttttataaaaaaaaaatattgtaaaaatgattccaactttaaaaactagtttcatcaacagtaaaataaactaattatttcactaaaagcagcaaaaaaaataaaataaaatcagtttcatcaacatcatactgaaaaaaaaatacaatgcaaaaaattataatctaaaaatgatacaaactttaaaaatcagtttcatcaattattaaaagaagcagaaggaaaaaaaaatagtttcatcaacaagatgatgaaaaaaattataatctaaaaacgatactaactttagAAATCAGTTTcattaacattaaaaaaaaactcattatttcattaaaagaggcagaaaaaaataaatttcatcaacaacataatgaaaaatacacaatgcctaataaccaaactttaaaacgataataattttaaaatccaattttaaacatataaattttatatcaatatcTAATAATTAAACTTCTAACTATTTTGGTTAACTTCATTCTCGAACATACAATATAgagcaaaaataataaaaagaatcaGAAACTAGAATgagagaggaaaaagaaaacaaagaaaatttaAGAGACAAAAGTAGAATAAAAACCATAaagaataactaaaaaaatagaagaggaaaagaaatcatacataaaaaataataaaaatagaggtGGGGTTAAAATTATACACTCTAATAATCAAATAATACTCTAAGCAAACACAAAATCCACTAAAAATATTAGAGTAAAAAGAAAAGATAGAGAAATAAAAATCCTAAAATgcaaatgtaaaataaaaaaaaaaaaagataaaaccaaTTGGGCtagaaacaaaaacaataaaatttgagtttggATATTAGATTTACAAAAAtgtggcatatcaaataccataaaaaattttaaatatgaaaaaatgtCATAGGAGAgtagaaaatttatataaatgccatatttttgtaactttagtatcaaatcccatatttcatgtaattttcactaaATCAACTGaatgagtctgcaagcagtattatctcaactagtgagaggaccatgggcctatataaccgagcctCCAATAAGTAGAGCTAGactttaccaagtaaattctctaacttattaatttatccttgtgccactatagattcagaattgaattacactctcaattatatagaacgctctatatgtactaAGATATAGACATGTTTTGATTATCCTTTGTTACAattctaatagtcaaagatcctctataaatgatctacactgaatagggacaaatttaccgttctaccatttaatctattttatccttaaaacacttagttacttataaataatatttcagtaaactgaTATTACTGAAATGaagcctcaatcatttatctctatcaagccaagctcgaaggaaattatcgtttcacttctaaatacttatagaagttataggtttcatatctatgatcaacgctcccactcaattaaactaccatgttcccaagatgtaaatatttgCCAAAATCATTAGTTAGCTTCCATGagcaacttgaagaacataaataatacaactaagttgaacctaatcatatcaagattaagatctatagacctaagctcaaccagtgatattgacttagaaagatataacaataagtttaagatatcttatccaagttcaatatcggtcccatccaatgtatacttcatacatccgatactggtaaactttgtcaataccttggaaaggacataacacttatccaaggtgtaagtataccttatcaccgattatcatgtcagtctaaatccagtgtactgAAAAATCATGGGActtcaacttttgaacatataattatgattatatttcactgtgctgacgacactataatcatgaataaatatatatatgttctggacttaatagaatttatacattaaacataatcatgaaataaatcatgtatgaaccatgcaacataaaaagatttctgatcttttatcaattagtaaatctgattatattgaaatgagttttatttgggACAGAAAATCCAATATTAACATCCCCTAAGATCAAGCACTTTATTTGGAAGGCTTTCAAGCATATTCTTCCAACCTCGTCTAATCTTTCCAAAAGAAATGCTCTTGACAACCCGTACTGCTCTCTTTGCTCAAATCACATTGATATCGTCACTCATGCACTGCTAGAGTGTTCTAGAGTGATTAATATTTGGAATCACGCCAGATTCTCTcatttttacaataataatatacattGTGATATTAAAGACTTCCTTTTAGCAGGTTTTGACAGTTTAAGTAAAGAAGTCTCTTTACTGCATGATTATTTAAAGAGTGAGTTGGCAAAATAGCCTTTATGAAAACTTTTATTAGGAAAATggcttttcaaatattttaattagcaaaatagtcttttttttaattgatataataaatacaattaatattaatttttctttataattaaaaaaaatagatttggttggACTCCCATCACCTCTTttcattttcatcttcatcttcaattGAGTTCTTCATTACTATATGAGTTTTTATCTTCATTTTCATAGCACTACTCAAGAATTTCTTCTTCAATGGTATTCATGCACATTTGAcctaaaaaattcaagaaacccTTAAAGAAGAAGTGAAAATTCCATCCAACAATTGTAAAGGTTAGTAACTAACTTTACTCTCAAGTTTAATGATTGGGTATTTgttattttacatttatatagCAATATAAAGCACAAATTTaggttattctttttttttaaaaaaaaaaaactggtgTGAAAACAACTCCAGTTCGAGGTTGAAGATGACCTGTGATATGCGACCATGTGCGACCAATTTTGGTCGCCTTTGGTCGCATATGGTCGTTtagtgaaaacaaaaaaaatactatgcGACCATGCGCGACCATGTAGGTCGCACATGGTCGCTCAGTGTAACTAGAAAACTACACTATGCGACCATGTAGGTCGTACGTGGTCGCACATGGTCGCTCAGTGTAACTAGAAAACTACACTATGCGACCATGTAGGTCGTACGTGGTCGCACATGGTCGCTCAatgtaattagaaaattatattatgcGACCATGTAGGTCGTACATGGTCGTACATGGTCGCACATGGTCTAACATGGTTGCTTTCTACTAATTTTTGGATTCCGACATGTATTTCTAAATGCATCTAAATGGCTTCAAAATAACTATAAGCTAAGTGATTTGATATTCTTACTTTACACTTGTTAATTTGAAACTTTAACTTTATGACAGGTATGGATCATATCTTTATATGCATGGACTATAATGGTGAGTGGAAGATTACCGATAATCGTATTTGGGAATGGTTTGGTACTGGTTGCAACAAGGGATTTGTGGTTGATCGTAGTATCAAGTTTCATCAACTAGTGAATAAAGTCTATGAAAAAATAGGTGTTGATCGAAACTTGTATGAAATTGAAATAACTCATAAGGTGGCAGGTGAAACATTCAACAAGATGGCACCAAGTAAGATTTGTGGTGATTCTGAT
This window harbors:
- the LOC115716676 gene encoding kinesin-like protein KIN-4C, whose protein sequence is MENLETKTVDSSQCVRVAVNIRPLITSEVLFGCTDCISVVPGEPQVQIGSHSFTYDYVYGGTGSPSTIYDDCVAPLVDALFHGYNATVLAYGQTGSGKTYTMGTNYKGEGSSFGIIPKVMDTVFKGVSGKKSNREFLIRVSFIEIFKEEVFDLLDTSSTTTFSKNEGAASSKPVGPARAPIQIRETANGGITLAGVTEAEVQTKEEMASYLTRGSLSRATASTNMNSQSSRSHAIFTITMEQKKIVNGTAATDDFGDEILCAKLHLVDLAGSERAKRTGGDGMRFKEGIHINKGLLALGNVISALGDEKKRKETGHVPYRDSKLTRLLQDSLGGNSKTVMIACVSPADTNAEETLNTLKYANRARNIQNKAVINRDPMAAQLQRMRSQVEQLQGELLFYRGCDAGTSPYEELQILKRKVSLLEASKEELKRELQERQVTCQHLTQRAFEAQVEKDKLATKIEMARNGKSWDEVDLHSEQEHDLLKSYVFRIQELEGELLQLKNSNSRKHGLIDCGDDSDDPDDDDEFRSKNVLFPCGDEYSDYDCKIGEIAADIVDQEKEQEHSCVQEKLDRELKELDKELEQKEAEMKRVAAGGNNTSVLKQHYEKKVHELEQEKRVLQREIDELRHNLASISSTTDDGAQKLKEDYLQKLNLLESQVSALKKKQDAQAQLLKQKQKSDEAAKRLQDEIQRIKTQKVQLQHKIKQESEQFRLWKASREKEVLQLKKEGRRNEYEMHKLLALNQRQKMVLQRKTEEASMATKRLKELLEARKAASTGSINGPGIQVLMQAIEHELEVTLRVHEVRSEYERQMEERARMAKEIARLKEEATEMLKQANSRDYPETMSPGARNSRIYALENMLSSSSTTLVSMASQLSEAEERERVFSGRGRWNQVRSLADAKNLMNYLFNLASSSRCLVRDTEVVCREKDLQIRDLKGKIVSLSSLLRELEMQKAELIHQVKTQNVALKHYANGGHNYDLRKLDHRSSVVVSEDMDTSDSEKSDVDYLSEDDIPKRQRLKKKSFKIRNQSNNGSHSLDNNDHESLTLDSSGEGIVAVGGDKENNASGSGVCCSCSKNSSCKTNKCQCRSSGGFCGFSCGCMVSKCANREIEKSQQSNLAEGIVNGVRADEAEKDRLLVSHGAMLLQTALVDKTTETNEDGGLGPRRKALSDIGNTTEKPNVPKPMKRKKWRTSSILLVTNPPPRPSQPESVEQPSQPQPQPQLQFQKLDNNANGADIPVQLPRAMRSVTTTNGGNLFKERNVEKTEESSVNKEAAEGALAPPRSPVRQNRTSDEKENFGH